The DNA window AACTTCCTTTTCTCAGTaaagtgaaaaataacaaaccaaagttCACTGAGGAGCTTCAAGTTTCTGTGGCTCAGAAACGCCTGAAACTAATAAACAGAATCAAAGACTGTTCAGTAAgaagaaacttttaaatttgttttcattttagaaacgtataaataaatgttaatataacATATAACCTGCATTTCAGCCTGTTGAACAGAAACAACGGACGGACGGAGCAGTATTATCAGATTTCACGTTCGTCTCCAGTGACTCACAGAGTTCTGGAGAGGACGGAGATGATCATCACCGTGACGaccaggagcagcagaggagtCACCGTGGCAACCGCTGGAACTTCATCTGAGGAAGAGAGAATCCCAGAACATCAAATCGGCTCCAACAGCTTCATCCTCTGAGATGCTGGTTTAGTTTGGCAGATCTGGTTTCATGTTGCTGCAGTACCAGgctgtgaccagcaggtggtgcATGAAGATCGAGCCAATGAGGAATGTCGGATTTCCCTCATCTAAAAACAGTCACCATAAACAGTCCAAACTCCAACCAACCAGGAGGTCTTCACTGCTCAGATCAACTCGttgctttttaatttcacaCGACTAAAAACAACCAGCAGGTGTCTCTTTCATTTGAGTTTCGAGGCTGAACATCTCACCATAAAGCGTGGCCACGGGGATGATTCTTAAGGAAAGATCGTCAGCCAATAGGAGCACAGAATACTCAGTGCTGGGAGTCAGGTTGGAGAaggtgtgctgctgctgctgccggtcCGGCCACAAAGACAGATCTGGAAAACACAGAGACCTGACGGCTGTTCACAGgctgaacaaacaaacatttctttttatttcctggaTGATTAAGCTAATTTAGGTGAAGCTAATTAACAGTGGTGGGCACCTCTACCTAAAAATGTAGCTGTGCTAACCcaaaagcactaatcataaacattagctatGCTAAGTCTAAAGCGCTATACCAACATAGCATTTAGCAGACGCTATTGCTAAGCGCTATACNNNNNNNNNNNNNNNNNNNNNNNNNNNNNNNNNNNNNNNNNNNNNNNNNNNNNNNNNNNNNNNNNNNNNNNNNNNNNNNNNNNNNNNNNNNNNNNNNNNNNNNNNNNNNNNNNNNNNNNNNNNNNNNNNNNNNNNNNNNNNNNNNNNNNNNNNNNNNNNNNNNNNNNNNNNNNNNNNNNNNNNNNNNNNNNNNNNNNNNNNNNNNNNNNNNNNNNNNNNNNNNNNNNNNNNNNNNNNNNNNNNNNNNNNNNNNNNNNNNNNNNNNNNNNNNNNNNNNNNNNNNNNNNNNNNNNNNNNNNNNNNNNNNNNNNNNNNNNNNNNNNNNNNNNNNNNNNNNNNNNNNNNNNNNNNNNNNNNNNNNNNNNNNNNNNNNNNNNNNNNNNNNNNNNNNNNNNNNNNNNNNNNNNNNNNNNNNNNNNNNNNNNNNNNNNNNNNNNNNNNNNNNNNNNNNNNNNNNNNNNNNNNNNNNNNNNNNNNNNNNNNNNNNNNNNNNNNNNNNNNNNNNNNNNNNNNNNNNNNNNNNNNNNNNNNNNNNNNNNNNNNNNNNNNNNNNNNNNNNNNNNNNNNNNNNNNNNNNNNNNNNNNNNNNNNNNNNNNNNNNNNNNNNNNNNNNNNNNNNNNNNNNNNNNNNNNNNNNNNNNNNNNNNNNNNNNNNNNNNNNNNNNNNNNNNNNNNNNNNNNNNNNNNNNNNNNNNNNNNNNNNNNNNNNNNNNNNNNNGCGCTACACCAACATAGCATTTAGCAGACGCTATTGCTaagcgctacaccaacataGCATTTAGCAGACGCTATTGCTaagcgctacaccaacatggGGCTGTCAAAACAATCTATGGCTGTGAAGTTTCGCATGTATTAGTTTAACTAACACCCCTAGTTGTTGTTCATGTAAGTGTTGCATTCTTCTCTatactttatttgttgttatgtATAAATATTAAAGAGCTCTGCTTTGTCATTGTGGCTCATTGTGGTTTTGATCTACATTACGATTAAAACTACGCATAACTTCAGGTGAAAACAGACTTTGTTGGTCGGCGTCTCTCCTCAGCATCGCTCGGTATCGGCCCACTCTGATCGGTCTAGTCTCCGTTTGCTCCGGCTGCCGCCGCTGCCACGCCCACTCGATGGTCACCGTGGTTTTAGTGACGCTGACGACCTCCAGACTGACGACCTCCATCAGGGCTGAGAGAAACCGCAGAAGAAAATCACCCAGAGGTCATAGTTCTCTACATCCTCTTCGTTAAAAGCAGCGGTCGCCATGGTTACCTCCATATTGCAGACTGGCGGGTAGAGACCGAGGAGGTCCACACTGCTGGTTATAGACGGGGAACACACTGACCAGGTACGACTCACCAGGGTCAACACCTGGAGACACAAACAGggtcaaaacagaaacaaccaacACACAAGTACAAAGGTTTCCAAGGAGATTtgaagaagcagctgcagctcaaacaCTTGTGTTGCTTTGGTAACTTTAAGTAAATTcagcaaattaattttttaaaaatattacaggaaattagggctggacaataatgTGTTTCATGATAGATGTattatcaatatcaatagataacaCATTTATACAgtattccacattcaatatatagaatattcactgaactctgatccagaaccgcacggCATTGTGGGACGtttaggcagaggaaagactcgCAGCTAGCAAAGCAAAATTTGGTGGCATAAACtaactctctcactctttggttacctagcaactcactcgctctttggttacctagcaactctctcgctctttggttacctagcaactctctcgctctttggttacctagcaactcYctcgctctttggttacctagcaactcKctcgctctttggttacctagcaactccctcgctctttggttacctagcaactcactcgctctttggttacctagcaactcactcgctctttggttacctagcaacaacctgttgagtaacttgcacagcagcagttccAGGTTTCGCTAACGAGCCTCATAACTACTTAAAGACTGAAAAATACggcatggagtgaaaactggataaaacaggaaacgaCATCagcagtttggcagtatttccaatgtcaccaggtgacctttgaaccatccaatcactgaacagatgcttagtacagatcaatgtgtggatgagCCAAAACGTTTtccagacagaaacaaaactgaagttatctttgttatagatctagagttatagatctagttTCAGGCACAGCTTCAGTTGTTACTGCTGGAAACCAGAGATCTGGCTGAactctgaaccttcagagacacataaagacagttacaaagttggccttctaccacctgaagaacatctccaggattagaaaCACCTGAATAGatcatatattttataattttgaaCTTTAAACATGTCAGGTGACCTGTGATGATAGCAGAGGAACTGGAACCGTTGACTCTGACCCGTCGGCTGCTGGACGAGTTCTCTGAGCGCCACTGAACAGCAACATGGCCGCCAGGCGGCATGGTGGGGGTCGTCCACCGGACCCGCAGCTCTTCGTTTTCAGGACGACCCCTGGAAATCCACAGGTTCCTCACAGAGAGCCGAGCTGCACGAGGAAGAAAGTTTCACGGAAAATGAAACGGTTAGAGAACCCACTAATGAACAAATCTTCTCATTTTAAAGTATCCATCAGCACGTTTGAACTTTGTTCACTTTTTATAATTTAACCCAACCCATCTGATCAGGCAGCAGCTGTGAtgtgacaggaagtagttttaTCCAACATCTGGCCACTTCCTCTGTGAATTCTCAGTTTCTCCTCCGATAAGAAACTCAAACTCACTCAGGATGTTGTAAAACTGAAGCAACAGACATTAAAATGAGACACTTTAAAAGATGAAGGTCAACTTTCCTGTTTTGGtgagagagaagaaaagttTCCGGTGTTTGATTTGCGATGAACTGAATCTTCTGATCAGTCAAGCTGTGAAACTCACGGTTCTGATCCTGTGTGTCCATCTGAAGTCGGGTTGCGGGTCCGAAACCGGCTGCGTTGAAGGCTCGAACCGTGGCGCTGTAGTTCCCCTCCTTCACCACCAGGAGGAAAGTCGTCTCAGTGACGTTTTGAACGTGTTCGTTTGGGTCGATGCGGACCTGATACCCGAGAACCCGACCTGGATCAGAACCCTGAAATGAAGAGAAAGCACAGAACAGAAGATTCTTCCACACGACtacaatgtttttgttacttCTTGAATTATTAATCAACACTTTATGAAGTGGGTTGCATGGTGGAGcagtatggagctaaattagggCCATAAAAtgcgtttaaaaaaatttaactgaagttttaaaaaatagtctGAAGCTGAACTGTGATcaagaaatgtgtttaaaatttgAATGGAGCAAAATTACGGCcttaaaatttgttaaaaaaaaaaaaaaagtaaatttgaaactgtaaaataacGAAAAGGTAaatttaataatgtaaatacTTTGCCTGATATTAGCTAAAAGCGGAGCaaattttttcatttcatgcttttagcacatttagctcctatcaaataaatatttccgTATACATTTCATATGTTCAGCATCTGGTTCTTTTCCAACAGCATGAAATGTTTCGACATGTTTTACCATCCAGATGAGATGCAGGAGGAGAGACTCATCATCGCCTGTTTTCTCCACGCTGTAACACAACTCTGCAGGCCTGGAGGGAACTGAAGACATGATGGCTAAAAATGATGCTAACCCATCATTTCAGTTAATTAATATGAAAGAACAGTTTGCACCTCTGTCCAGGCTTCGTTCGGTCGTGTCTCTGAGAGCTGAATCAGGCCGGGACGTTTTGACTGCAGAGACCAAATACATGTTTTCATCAGTCAGTCGACTTTATCAGGAGCAGAAACAACACAGCCAAACTGCACTTCAACATTTAATAATGTGTGCAccagtaaatgtttaaaatccacacaaaaggaaattaaacacCTAAGGTTTACTTGTGTAAAAACAAGATATGTCCTcttcaacacaaaacaaatgcacatgCAAACCACATTGTGGAAACAGCAGGTTTAAAATGAGATAAGAGCGTATTCCCACTCTGATAACACGAACGCATCGTATAGTAACATCTGCACACGACGCAGTGACACGTAGACGGGATGTGGACTTGCACAAGAGGAAGTTACTGATGCagctaaatacagaaaatgtgctCAAAACAAAGTGtggaatggaaaaataatacattttcacaagatGAGATTTGTAGATTAGGTATCTGCAAATCTCTAAACTAGACATGTAATATAGGTGCAAAACTACGGTGGCCAACAAGTCCAAACGCATGAATGATGtaaactccaaaacacacacaaaaaactaagGCAACAGAAAAATGCTCCAACCACaggaaacagaagcaaaagaggaaatgctgcaaacaggaaaacaaagttataaaatgcagcaaattcACAAGACAAAAGTCCTCCAGACCACCAGGGGGAGTCGATCACCAAATCATACCGGACTAGATAATGAAGTAAAGATTGTTGTGATTTACAGGGATGTCAAGAAGAAAATTGGAGGAAGgaattagaatattttagaaCAGCAGCATATTTATGTAGGTTATAGTTCATCCTccagactccccctagtggcctGGAGGACTTCTGGTTCGTGGAGCgagtttgcaacatttttgccGTTTGCTGCATTTTCCTTCATTACTTccattttcagcaaaataaatttatgttgcatttgtttttagtgcTTTTGGAGTTTACATCATTCGACCTCCGTAGAAAACAAACGATTACgcaaacaaaacataaacatgtgcAAACCGGGGTGTGACGTGTGCACACAAGATTACAACATGCagtaaaatatctaaaatatgcacaaaacaaaataataataattaaaatggaaatgaatgagctcattttaatttatcatgcaattaattgattgattgattgattgattaattgagtACCTGAACTCCTACCTGGGGAAAGAAAATAGTCTTCAGTAGACAATTTTCAGAGGAAAAGTTTTCACCTGCATCCTTCAGGAACTGAGGCTGAGACCATTCGTCTGTCCCGGTCAGGTAGCTCCGTATCCGGGCCGTCACACGGAGAGAACCGTAGGCGATGACAGGGCTGAAGATCCCAGGACAGGAAAGGACTTTTGACCCGCTGAGGAACGAGACACAAAGACGACGGCGCGTTAGAGGCGCTGTGGATGAAAAAGGAGCACATTTCtgctaaaataatcacaaattttagattaatcgcaaacattttctagaaaacaaaaggaaatttctgagtttcaaaaggcaaaattttgcaaaaacaaaaatctcaggaatgttgagattattctcagaaattttctagaaaaacaagaaaatttctgagctttgAAGTTGAAAATTTACTagaatttttgaaaatgtttttagattaaactcagaaattattcagaaaaaacaaggaaatttccaagtttcagatataaaaaataaggaaatttctaacaaactaacaaactctaacaaaccagaaaaactttgaaattaatctcagaaatttttaggAAAATGAGGAAATGTCTGATCTTCAGAAGTGGAAAATTTGCAAgaagaaattttgagattctcagaaattttcttggaaaaaaaaacaaaacaaaaaaacaactaggacatttctgattttgaaaaatccaaatttgctagaaaaacgTTAAAATTTTgggattaatctcagaaatttcttagaaaaaaaacctggaagttatttattttttatttacttttaaaactcagaaatttccttgttttttctggaaACTGTCTGAGATGAATCTCGGAATGTCTAAGTGTGTAAATGTTCTCGTCTTTTCCTCCCGGACCCGCCGTGGTGCAGAACCAGAGCCGGTTCACCTGGTGAAGACGAGCGAGGCCCGACTCTCAGCCTGCAGCCGGATCCAGCTGCAGCTCACAGATCGGACTCCGTCTGCAGTCTGCTGGTAGTTACAGGACATGTTCAGCATCTCTGAGGAGGAGAATCAAAAACCTCCAGTCAACTTCAACACCGACACTTTCAACCGTCTCCGTTTGGTTTACTAGACAAAATGTCACCTTTAGCACCAGCTAGCTGCTCTGAGACTTTACTTCCTGCCTGCGCATTTACTGATTGTGCTCAAAGATTATCATCGAGAAGCAAAAAACGTGGAAACTTCCCATCATCCACCAGTTACTGTCATATTCAGCAAACTAGAATAAAACCCATGTCagtttaaattgaaatattcTAATGTTTATCCTTTTTGGGTCTAAATTGGTTCAGAATTTAGACAGTTTATCTGCTAAATTCAGTTTGTCTGATACCTTTTAGcaaattgtgatatttttgtgtTGATGTGTTTAATTCTGCAACATTCAGCCTGAAACCAGTGCTGCCCTCTGCGGGCTGAACGGCGGAACTGCAGCTGAAGGTTTCTATTGGCTCCAACAGGCCAGTTGGTTGTTGTCTACGTCACATGAACGTCTCTCACTCTGGGAAGGTGAAGGCGGTGGAGGTTTGCAATCTCTCAGGTCGGTGACGCAGATCCGGTCGTTTCCCTCACATGGTTTCAGCTCAGAGTGTCTCACCGTTATTTCtaccacagaaaaacacaaactgctccTTTAAACTGCTGGAATTTAATATAagcaacttattttttaaagaaatatttactttttaattattttttaaagaatctacATTTTATCTCTACGTTTTTTTTGGTTctagaataaagaaaaacaatttgaagaaaaaaaaataatttaaaaaatgtaccagtttttctgtcaataagattaaaaagcaacagaagcaaaaataaaaacaaactttgttgcagctcttgttgttttaaagtactttataaataaaatagtagAAGTACTTTAAATAAACTTCAATGAGCTAAAATGTgaatcacaattttaaaaaatagactAAATGAgtgtaaacttttaaaaatgagctgAATTTGTAATAAATCGGTTTTTAGCGTCAAACTGATGTGAATTTAATGAAATGAGTTTTGGGTTGCAGGCTGGTGGGACTCACATCTGGCTGAACTTTGAGCGGATcgataaaaaaacaagattaccCGATCGATCggatgtggaaaatgtttctgaaaaacgAAAACcgctcagaaaaataaaagttgaacaAAAGCTGGATCtgctgtggatgtttttttcctccacggTGGAGCTTCGAGTCAAACTCACCGAGGCAGAATCCACCGAGGCGAATCATCAGAGTCCAGATGAGGAAGAGCCGCTCCAGAGAGCAGCGGTCCATTTCAGCcgaacagaaccagcaggaggagaaacaTCTGGAGacgtccagctgctgcagccctGAACCTGAAGGACTCACCTCTGAACCTCTGAACCTCTGAGGCCGAGCAGGAAGTGACTCCGTTCAGGGCGTCACGCTCACTTCctcaccatcaccatcatcatcatcatcatcatcatcaatgtagaaaaaactggaaattgagaaattgctgatttgaaaaataaataaatgaaagattgggttaatgaaaaaactaaattatttaacaaattttttatttatttcactcattttcttaatttattttactcactttttgtttatttcacccatttatttatttaattttggctgaaatggctctccatagttTTTTTAACTCAGTAGAGATAAAAACCAAATTCATTTTTGGATGttaacacaaacaaaagtaagaattataagaaaaaaacatttatttttgagaatTAAGTCGTAACAATataattttatgactattttcacaagtaaaataatatttattcataaagtttaaaatgtttgagtcaTTAAATAATGAGAATACATTCATAAGATTATAATTTCATGACTTTTTCCACAATTAattccaaaaattaaatgcaactcaTATCATCCAGTTTTCTTCCAGCAGTCGTTGCTGTTGGCTGCAGGAAgtaaagatctcctgtagcagtctgtatcacAGTGGCCACGacgaagcctctgactgaagactgttctAACAAAGAGGATGTTCAGTCTCGTCcatcatttgtttaattttaagacgAATCCTTCACGAATCACACGTTTATTTTTGAggaagtcattttattttgtcacatttaaaccaGAATCTTTTGGGTTTCCGTCGTCATCCGTTCATCTCACGGTTTATAAACTCagacatttaaagacaaaagtattcacacgcGGGTTATGACAGCTTtaggtttttcattttctccctacagtttgaatttgtttttaagagcGTGTTAGTTTTTActtattaaatgtttagttttaatgtagtttttattagttacagCAGTTCGTTTTTTTCAAACTGGTTCGTTTTTAGGTGCAgattcaaaaaggtcaaatttgCAGACGGCTGACGGAAACTGCTTGTGTGtggataaaaaatgtaaataaaaaaaataaatttcacatcAAATGGAAAAGCTAATAaatttataaacacaaaaacaaaagattataTAAACACACATATATGGTCCCAGTTA is part of the Poecilia reticulata strain Guanapo linkage group LG9, Guppy_female_1.0+MT, whole genome shotgun sequence genome and encodes:
- the LOC103470843 gene encoding uncharacterized protein LOC103470843 isoform X2, yielding MDRCSLERLFLIWTLMIRLGGFCLEMLNMSCNYQQTADGVRSVSCSWIRLQAESRASLVFTSGSKVLSCPGIFSPVIAYGSLRVTARIRSYLTGTDEWSQPQFLKDAVKTSRPDSALRDTTERSLDRVPSRPAELCYSVEKTGDDESLLLHLIWMGSDPGRVLGYQVRIDPNEHVQNVTETTFLLVVKEGNYSATVRAFNAAGFGPATRLQMDTQDQNPRLSVRNLWISRGRPENEELRVRWTTPTMPPGGHVAVQWRSENSSSSRRVRVNGSSSSAIITGVDPGESYLVSVFPVYNQQCGPPRSLPASLQYGALMEVVSLEVVSVTKTTVTIEWAWQRRQPEQTETRPIRVGRYRAMLRRDADQQNLSLWPDRQQQQHTFSNLTPSTEYSVLLLADDLSLRIIPVATLYDEVPAVATVTPLLLLVVTVMIISVLSRTLCKSYFFPTISSPRKSTAGQWLLNPNLKKCPERNFLDVADFQVTDILGEKHLILVRPNDLRPPGLHKDKSLPPISSLSVKLDTVEVTGTKPITGHDVRPITEQQLLSLHSVFTSEIGGTEVPLLQEQEESEEDVYPPHHHHHHHHHHHHHHHQEFTFRFPELLTDFLEQPEPVTGPLEPVPEVEYLTNGCFRAEPAAGSEPAATVPH
- the LOC103470843 gene encoding uncharacterized protein LOC103470843 isoform X1, giving the protein MDRCSLERLFLIWTLMIRLGGFCLEITVRHSELKPCEGNDRICVTDLRDCKPPPPSPSQKMLNMSCNYQQTADGVRSVSCSWIRLQAESRASLVFTSGSKVLSCPGIFSPVIAYGSLRVTARIRSYLTGTDEWSQPQFLKDAVKTSRPDSALRDTTERSLDRVPSRPAELCYSVEKTGDDESLLLHLIWMGSDPGRVLGYQVRIDPNEHVQNVTETTFLLVVKEGNYSATVRAFNAAGFGPATRLQMDTQDQNPRLSVRNLWISRGRPENEELRVRWTTPTMPPGGHVAVQWRSENSSSSRRVRVNGSSSSAIITGVDPGESYLVSVFPVYNQQCGPPRSLPASLQYGALMEVVSLEVVSVTKTTVTIEWAWQRRQPEQTETRPIRVGRYRAMLRRDADQQNLSLWPDRQQQQHTFSNLTPSTEYSVLLLADDLSLRIIPVATLYDEVPAVATVTPLLLLVVTVMIISVLSRTLCKSYFFPTISSPRKSTAGQWLLNPNLKKCPERNFLDVADFQVTDILGEKHLILVRPNDLRPPGLHKDKSLPPISSLSVKLDTVEVTGTKPITGHDVRPITEQQLLSLHSVFTSEIGGTEVPLLQEQEESEEDVYPPHHHHHHHHHHHHHHHQEFTFRFPELLTDFLEQPEPVTGPLEPVPEVEYLTNGCFRAEPAAGSEPAATVPH